One Gossypium hirsutum isolate 1008001.06 chromosome A08, Gossypium_hirsutum_v2.1, whole genome shotgun sequence genomic window, gtttatctAGGCTTAAGGAGTaaagaagttgaataaaaatcttgtttcgagcataggggcaatttggtaattttggtaaaatagaggggaaaaattataaattttgccaaagtgtgtcaatggactaatttgattagtacattgttttaattagctaaatgtgatgttttagacGTTGAAAATATGATTTGGGCTTAAAATAGGGAAAATCAATTTATGGACGATTATGTCTTTTTCACCTTtgtagtatcgaggtaagttcgtatgtaaacaatatcatgctatacatgtatttaaatgttatcattagatgaattgtacaaatattaagtgtatgtgactaatagaaatatgataagacaaaaCCTTAATAGGCGAGataaaatcccgtttgaactgTAGGAATAGAATAAGATACAAgcgacatgtcactaggaattatgagtctagatgactagaTCAAGAGTGACCATTTTAATGTCATGAGATATCAGGTAGCTTTAGCTgcaattgaggcacttatgtgcaaagctTTTttcgagtatccaattagtattccgagtgttcaacgggtaatctgAGGAAAGAGTTGGTGATGGttccaatgaggtaagtcattggtgagtatgcacttgagttatgttatgagttgtgcaggtatgtacactaagcctatgagaatgccttggtatgtgaatgatctatgatgcatacacaaacgccgctaaaggtcataaaatttaaaataaaattataaaaagtcatgaaaaatataaaaaaattaaaattcattatcaaaatattgaaaaGAAGAATAACAtctatgatataaatatatatcccaCCAAATAAAAAGTTTATCAATAACAATCAAACAAAATACCGGACTTATCATACTACACCAGAAATCTAACAAAATACAAATAGAACAAAATAATGATAGAATGTACACTTTAAGATCAGCAATTAGCTCAAACAAGTCGTCACTATGCATGAATTCAGCTAATCCTGGACCATGCATCCAACAAAAACTCAAACatgagaaaaaagaaacaaaagttaatgaatgacacatataacgtcaaattaataataaaatatgcaattaaCAAGTCAACATTAACGCCACATATAACATCAAATTGCACAACTTAATATACTCAATACATTAGCATAAATAACATCACATTGAACAATGAATTTAACACATTCGAATAGATCAATTTTAAGCTCACTAATGGTTAATTTAGCATGTGAACAGCATATAAATGTTTTGCATTTACAGCATGGTTTAATCAACTTCAAGCAGGAAATTAAATGCTGTAAATTTCCAGCATTCAAAGTCATATATGGACAGCATTCAACTTCAAGCAGGAAACAATAATTAAAACTACCATTTTTTTCAGACacctatttttttcttaatttaggtTCTCTTATTTAGTAAATCATAATAAACagcataaaacaacaaaaaggtAACTCACAGACCACATCAAtaaatttcaaacacatatattctAGGATTCAATTATACAAATATTTGCaagaaaatgttgttaaatcAAAGGGAAATACACaatcgaaaaaaataaaacacataacaGGCAATAAACTATCAAAAAAATGACAACATCCAAAGATTTAAAAAAGACAAATATAAGAAGTGTTTCATAAGGCTGAACACCGAAAAGTATaacaaaaacactaaaaaaagaAGCATAAATCTGATGGATTATAGAATGAGTTATGCTTTGTGGATAAGTGATCTTCAAAACCAAACcaacaataattttaattgattaaaaaaatatatgcacTTAAATAGAtttgattgtttttattattattaataaagtcAATATTATCTggtttatttcatatttattgttatttaaaaaaaattatatataatatttataaatattaaatataaaatattaaccaataatataaaatactttttaataagCCTTGCAAATACAATCTAGCActaaacaatttcaaaatgaaCAAGTAAAAAAAGTATTccataaattaaacaataagatCATCCCATACTATCCATAAttcgaaaaatttaaaaatatgccTTAAATCCTTCtactattaaaaaatttagaatctagtccatatatttttccgaattcaaaatttaagtccaACTATTAACGttgttttaaaatctaaaaaatagataaactaaattcttgaaaataaaagtatagggagtaaatttcaaaatttaaaagcgTACATGggcttatgacatattttaatcttctacaaatccaaaataaagaataaaatatttaactttaaatctaaaattatattttaaaatttatttttttatctaccGATATACCATACTTCGGTCGGTAAAGGCAAAATCAATCGGTAATCACTCATATAATTAGTACCAACTATATTTTATACTGGAATAACATTGACTACATttaaaaattgctgaaatccaGACTCAATCTTAAGTCACGCAAATAATAGTGGCTAGTTGATTAATAAATTTGACTATTATGTAGGATGGACCTAAATAATTAAGGAGatcaaaaaaatatcatttatgttGTTTAATTAATAAGCATAAATTTAATATGCAAAAGGAAATGAAGACATAAAGTAAGAAATCCAGTTCCCTTTTCATGAATGTCAAGACAATGAGAGAATAGTGCAGGAGATAACAAACCTGGTTGGCGTAACTGATACCCATGTTTGCCCAAGCACGCACATAGTTTGGCTTCAAATCTAGTGCCTAAAGATCCAAGACATAGACCAAAAGACTAAATTCAATAGTGCTGAAAATATGGCCACCACAGGCAAAGGGAAGTTTatcatcaaataattttaaatggacAATCTCAGTAACAGAGGCTAAACAAATCAAACTACATATGCAAGATCTGAATGCATTAAAAAAGGCATTTTGGAAGAGATGATCAAGGGTATATGTAAATTGAGGAAGTGCATAatcaaatcatctaaatcaaccaATAGCTTCAACAAATCAAATAACTAATTACATGGAGCTGAATAGAAGAGCTAGTTTGTCTTCAAGGTCCAACTAGGTGCAACATGTTATTTGGAGCATCTTTTTAGCAGCCTAAGGTTACAAAGATGGAGCAAGTAAATAATTCAACCCTATAAGAGAGCTGTATAACACACCAATGCATCACTTTACCATTGAAAGataagaaagaagagaaatagaGGAAAAGATGATGCAACCCATATGAGTTTGGCACACAGAAGATTGACATGTTGGGTTATCACATGTATGGAAGAAAACACTTTGATTAACACCAGAATATAACAATAACATTTCCAAAATGTAATGTTAGGGATAAGCTTCTAGTATTCTTAAGGAAAATTATATCCTGTCACCGTATGTAAAACTCTAAGTCCCAAATATAATCACTACAGTCATGGAAATCATATGCAAAAAGACACTCTTGTAATCACAGCATTCACAACATAAGCAAACTATCCCACAGTAACATTAGAGGAAGCGACTTACACTCAAACCAAGATTGCAATATCAAGGCATTGttccaaaagaaaaaactaaccaaaaaaacaaagaattatACCCTAGTGTACTTACATAtgcataattatatatatacatatgccaAAGGGACACATCAAGAATGCAATTCATTAATGCTAAACATAAATGTAACTGTACTAGTCAACGGCATCATGCATTCAATAATTCAGTTAAAAATAGCatttgtttttctaaaaataaaataaaataagcagCATTCTTTAGTTAAAGAAAAATAACAGTAAAAATTAATTCACTTTATCGCAGTCCATATTCATGAATTTGTTCCTAAAGTTAAATATCATAACTCCAATGAAATCAGAATATTACGATGCATCTGCAAATGAGTTGAAAATCGTCAAGTTGTGTCATCCTTGAATTATCCAAACAAAAAGAAAGCCAAAAATGAGAATGAAATTCATAATTCCATTGAAATcaccattaaaaaaaacaattgacaccaaatcataagccaaagtgTACACGAATTGATTCGCAATTAACCTAGAAACATACTTCACATatataaaacagaaaaaaaaaaaaggtagccATATGATCTAGCTTGTCGCATGATATGAAGCTGCAGCTGTTATCCATTCAAATAGTTATAGAAacagatatgtatatatataattattagagAAGAATGCACTGATAAGACTTTTCTTTGGGTGATGTCGTAACCATCCATACTAAGAAATGTTTGCATAAATAACATCTATTTCCGGAAGTCTGCGGTATTTTGTCCCGAGCAATAATCTGAACCTTTGTCAAAGCAATGATATGTAGAAAAATGTTAAGTAGAGACACGAGAAGATAAATTAGGAACCCATGTATACTTGTTTATCCAGACATTTATCCATACGCATGCGTGTGAAATGTGCATAACAGTCTAAGTTGAAGTTGTCCAACATAAATAAAAACCGAAAAAGAAAACCCAGAGAAGCATAAACACTGTGAACTTACAGTCCCAGTAGCCCAAATCCAAGCCCTGAAAGTGAGAAGTGGAGGCTTAAGCTTAAGTTCCTTCATGAGAGTGAAGGCTTGTTCCCACTCGTATTTAGCTTTTGTGACAGCTTTCTGAGCAGCCCAGATGGCATAATCCACCTAAGAACGAGATAAATAGCAaggttagaaagaaaaaaaaagaaaaaagaaatacaagTGAAGCAAATGTGagaaagcaaaagcaaaagcaaaagagGTAAAATAAGAGACAGAACTTGCAAGGCTTGCGTTTCAAGTTCACCGAAAGCGGCGAGTATGGAATAACTACGAGGCAAGTGTAGAAAATAAGGGTGCAATGGAGAAGCCTTTCCTTTATCGATTTcatataacaaacaaacagtgaataccTGCCTTgcaaatgaaaatagaaaaattgcTTTAGTCTAGTCATTGTGTTTGGTTGAAACGCAGATTAAAACATATATCGAATACTGAAACACAAAAGCAAACCTGGGTAGAAGAGTGAGAAGGATGGGTTTTGAGTGCAAGAGACAAAGTTTCATCTCTTGAAAGAAGAGAGTCAGTTGTGATTAAGGCAGATTTTGGAACTTTAAGAAGCAACTCTCCTTTGCTAATCGGCCGGAGAGCAGCCACACCTCTTCCTCCGGCGTCGGGGAAGCAAGAGACACCCAGACAACGGAGACGCTGCTGTTGGAGAGTTTCTTTATTGAATAGGGCAACAGAGAGGGGGAGATTTGGGGTGTTTTGAGGATACTGATTTTAGGGGAAAAAATTaggggcacgtttggttcgctgtattggattagaggtgtattggattagaggtgtaatggattagaggtgtattagaatagaggtgtaatagcaaatcaactgtttggttgaatgtaatggaatagaggcgtaatagtaatcttgtgtttggttgaatggaatagaggtgtaatagcataatggaaaaaactaaaatgattagaatacccttagcataaatttgttttggtaaatgattattgttattgttatttaaattttaataagattattaatatcaataataaataatttaatcatatttaaacataattattattaaatatattataattaaatatataatttaataaaattcttaataatcaatattcttatatgaatttactaaatcataatatataatactataaaatataatttaaaataattattattaaatataatttaacaaaaatatataatttaataaaattcttagtattaatATTCTTATGATTGTATCAACATAATGAATTAGGGTTTTTCTTCATATTCCCAATTATGTATTCCATTTCCGACCGTAAAGCACCTTTCAACTCATCTCATCAGTGATTTTCTGTCCATTGACAAATTAGGATTCTATTGTTCGTGCATCAACAATTTCGAATTCTAAAATTTAGAacgtaaattttattttctcaatttcatttttgtttctagATTTGACTTGAAGCAATTTTGGTCTTCAATGTTGTTTTCTTCGTtcattttaacttctttttttgttatattttctgtagaaagatggattttttatgattaaacttttagacatgtttattttcaattttttccacgAGCATTtagataagaaaaatattaaaactattcaaaagttactTGTTTGCTTCAAAACGAattatataaggactaaattgctcaTTTTTATATTAGAGGACCCAATTTGCTCTTGAATTTCTAATAGTTTAACCAACGAAAGTCTTACATGACCTAACAAAAACCTCTCCAACTAAATTGCACGCATAACTTGTTTAGCAAGGTTCATTATATTGTGATACAAGAAAACTGATCTGAGGCAGTACATAAACTGTCCTCTTTCTCCTCCAGCGTTTGGCACAACTCATCTGCTTCTTCCCTGCATTAGTAAACTGATGACTTAATTTGCTTATATAAAATTCAACATGCAAATACTATACACATTCTCTTAGACATGCTAAAGAGTAAAGACTTCAAAACATGGGGCATATACCATATACACACTTCTAGACATGTTCATTAGTGGTTTAACACTACTTTCTTTGTTTTTGAACTTTTTGCAGTTCTTTATGGGACACATACTTTCTTTGTCAATGAGAAAGTTATTTAGAACGAGCAGAATCGCGATCACAATAAACaaatttagatataatttttaagaatAAAGAACTGGAATCAGAAAACCGTAGAGACAGAGGAcaaggggtttgaatgcaaaggGGTTTTGCCAATCACCACCAAGCCCTCAATGGCTTAGTACCTCAATGTGCCGAACGCTCGATGTTTCTGCAATGCTGGCCAACTGCATGGTGCTTGATTGCAAAATAGGGTTAAAGATGTCGGGCACTTACATAAATATACGACATTTAGTAAAATATCAGTGTTTACCGAACAAAAGAAGAAAGGGCCCTTAAATATAAATGAGTTGCTTATACTTTTTGTTTGCCATCTCTTGACTTTCTCTGTATTAATGAAGGGCTTTTCCCATCTGAAAACATAACATCTCCGAGGTCCTCCAAATACCCTCTAAGCTCGGATGTAGGAATTGTAGAGGAAGAGTTTTGCCTGACACATATTAAATCTTGACCACCGATAGCCATGCCGACTATTATGTGTGTTCCATATGTCTGTATGAACCTACCAAAACACAAATTATTAGATATATACTGCATATTATACTACAACTATTGACAACAACCATAGCAGTAGCAATTTTATAACTTTACGATGGACTAGAGTAACTTATCCTTGTCTCAAAATTTTCCAATTAGGCAATAGAAGCACAATTATGTAACAGTTTATATGCCGAAAGTTCAATCTAATGATCAATAAACAGAATCCTACTTCTTTGAGaaaaaatgtttagaaattaGCTAAAATTGCATAAGAAAGTTGAAAACACATATTGCAGCTCCTTCATCATCCCACATATAATTAGTTACACTATATTTTTACAGCATATGGCCACATGATCGACCCAACCAGTTGAGAACCACTTTAATTCAGCATAAcaataatatattttctttaacaTAGGCAAGCGTTTATAAAGTAGGGTCACCAGTACTATTTCTTCATTCATTCAAAAAGCATCCGCATAATCCATATGATTCTTAATGCCAAAATGTGCAAACAATATGTGGAAAAGTTACCTAGACAAGGCTGCTGGATCCCAATGAGGTGGAACAGACTTCTTAACTCTGTCGTTTAGAACAAGTGGAAATGCTGTAAGGTGTAAATAGTACAACGAAATAAAGTAACCATCGAAAGCGAGAGTTTTGGTGTCTGTAGCATCATGAAGCCAATTTCCACTCAAATCGAAGATACTGTTAAGATACCCTGAATGAACTTTTCCTTGTATAGAAGACTTCTGATTAAGTAACTCAGACATCTGTAAAAGAAATAAGATTTTGGAACAAATGTAAGGTACAACATCATTAAAACACCAAATTGAACAAACTGCATAATTCTATATACTTTTATAGCCTTTTCTTTTTTCGGATTTCTTCATCGTTAAGGTTACAGAAGTTTTCAGCATGATAGACAGTAGCTATCTGATTAATATCAGCCATTATTAACAGTTAGTTAACCTCAAGCTagttgttatttttatttgagaATTCATGAACAAACATTCATGCTTGCAGGAAGGAAGGATAGGCGAAAATTTTACAGGCCAGTGGAGACCAAACATTCATGAACAAGCAAGATGCAAAATCAACTGCCTGGGAGTTCAACATCGTGGTTCATAATATCTTGTTACTTGTAAATAACTTTTGTGGATCATTTCCATCATTGATTACATTAGACATTGTAATATAGAGAGATAGCCAATTCAGAGAAAATTGATGCTAATATGATATGTGGATGGTTAAATACTTGGAAGCATTGAACTATCTAAGTTAGCATTGCACTTAAGGTGATTACAAGATGGTCAAAGTTTTGGAAGATTTGCCTCACATGTGAGATTACTACACACAATCACAAACACATTTTGCTCAGATCCTACTTAATATACAGCAATTGTCTAAATTACTGCCATTTCCATAGGCTAGTGAGTGTAAACCACAGcaaccaaaatttacatttcaCATTATGCTTCACCATCCAAGAATCGTCAATGGGTACCAAAAGGTGAAATAGGGAGAACACTCTATGCAAAGCATTAATGCAGTCAAGTTGAGCtttcatgaaataaaataatatcagtTTCTAGGTCGGGCTAACCATAAGGAGCTAAGTGCCCGGAGCCGAGAAGTGTAATCACTAAAAACTAGAAGGGCTCGGGCTGCTTGGCGTGTggtcaaaattcaattttttttagagaACAGAATGAAATGTAAAATGTTAGCAAATAAAAAACCTTTCTTGTATAAGGATGTCAGGCAATGGAGAAGCACCGACACAGATCTTCCCCTCTCGTACTGGTGTCAATGGAATACGAACTGTCAAGACACCGTTGTCCGAAAATGGACACGGATGACTGGCGATCGGCGAgcggatgaagaagaagaagcagtcTGCTGATGAGTGATGATGAAGAAGCAGTTGTGGTGGCCgaaaggaaggaaaaagttatGGAATCAGAAGAAATCAGAAGAAGCAGTTAGAAGGGTAAAACAGGGTAGAAGAAATCGGGAGAACTTAATACACAGCAAAACTGAGCTTTCCTTCCggaatagaaatcggtggattTTGAGGATTAGATCTGTAATGTATTAGACCCGTAATAgtaatacactgaaccaaacaaaGGATTAAAGGGGGAttaagtggggcccaccgattaggggtgtaatggctataccaatacacccaaccaaacatgctgtagGGGTTTTAGTGTCGagcaagagaaaaagaaaacattttaggAAGGAAAACGATCTCGTTTAATAGTTAtgtttttttgcggcgttttatccCCTTAAATCTCccattgaattttatttaaaatacatCATATTTATAAATACTTAACTAAATTTACTTAAACCTAAcgatattgttttaatttttttataaatatatacatgttattttcatttaatatttattaattttttaaatataaacaagttaaatatttttaattattttttttctattagtcATTGAATTAATGTAAGTTGTGgctttagtcattttactttaattttgttatttttagtcattgtaattttgaaattttgaaattgtaatattaattaaatggtagctattaaattcattaagttttgctatttctaaaatctaatgtaACAAACATATTATTCACAAAAAGCCAGTTACGGATTTAACGGTTGTcatttgtgttaaaatttcaaaattcgaaaagtatagggacCAATAATGATCTAATTGGATAACATAAACTCAACCTACAACTTTACGCACAATACcaagactaatagcagaatttaaccaaacatatataattgCTATCATTTGAGTGatcatgactaaaattttaaattttaaaatgtacaaaagataaaattgattgatttgaaaaatacaaggactaaaactaatcaaattaaaatataaggactaaattttaagtttaaatttcacttaaataaattaagtgtaaaggaattaatttgaattgaattatttttaatatatcaaaatatttttagattaaatcttaaaccatttaatatatatataaagtttatctattatctcttaaataatttaaactataatcataagtttaatatattcaaattaatattatctcttttacaattatataataaatcatttaatatataattaaaaaatactaattaatctaaaccttaaacctcttaacccctatcccataaacactaaacacttaaccctaaaccttaaatccttaaccctaaaccctaaaccctgacACCTTAAACtccaaccctaaaccctaaaccataatctctaaacccataattcatcttaaaccttcaaatactaattaactcctaaaccttaaaccttaaaccatatatcttaaaccataaaccttaaactataatgataattaattcaatattttaaattcaatactatcactttttacgattatataagaaaatatttaatatattgtataaccataatttttaataattattgttttaggggttatagattactgtttatgatttttttggggtttaaagtTTTAAGGGTTATATGACTTTCAGCAGCGTTTTACcgaaagcaccgctaatgctgtGGTTTTTAGCAGCATTTTACTGAAAGCGCTgctattgctctgtttttagcggcattttagcAAAAAACGCCGttattgctctgtttttagcggcgttttactaaaaacgccgctattgctctgtttttagcggtgttttactAAAAACGCCGTTATTGCTCTGTATTTCacaatttttgcggcgttttttgataaaacgccactaaaaatgccgctaaagccctattttcctgtagtgagagttggatagtgtggtgacgatcctcgatgatccctgaGTTCCCTGAGTTGAGAAACACacgaagtaagctttcaaaagcttagtaagccatatacaaataaacttatcaaataaaacatataaacatcatctaaatacatatactccataggcaaatactatcacaaaccacataaCTCATGTACATTTCCCATATACTCATTTCATTTGCACAAATAACATACTTTCTCATACTTATTtcacatatcatcacttgtacatatacttacctttgttCTCAAACAaagtatacatttcaaacgtacctgaatcggatacacatctcacatattgtaacaccccttacccgtgtttgacgccggaacagggtacgaggcattaccggacttaatcactaatcatcgtataaaaaccgactcataatttcactctaatgtaaaaaaaatttcaaacacattcaagttgtcccttaaaaagagcttacaaggcccatatcatgctttaattcaaccacacacataggcaagcatgcacattcataaattgcatcatttaattaataacataatcaagactatctacattaaatgattttatacaata contains:
- the LOC107946593 gene encoding MACPF domain-containing protein CAD1; amino-acid sequence: MSELLNQKSSIQGKVHSGYLNSIFDLSGNWLHDATDTKTLAFDGYFISLYYLHLTAFPLVLNDRVKKSVPPHWDPAALSRFIQTYGTHIIVGMAIGGQDLICVRQNSSSTIPTSELRGYLEDLGDVMFSDGKSPSLIQRKSRDGKQKV
- the LOC107944955 gene encoding protein SET DOMAIN GROUP 40, with the protein product MNLAKQYPQNTPNLPLSVALFNKETLQQQRLRCLGVSCFPDAGGRGVAALRPISKGELLLKVPKSALITTDSLLSRDETLSLALKTHPSHSSTQVFTVCLLYEIDKGKASPLHPYFLHLPRSYSILAAFGELETQALQVDYAIWAAQKAVTKAKYEWEQAFTLMKELKLKPPLLTFRAWIWATGTALDLKPNYVRAWANMGISYANQSIKANLDSGIVGKRHHIIDQLIGTFEYLYIWYMACIG